The Flavobacterium sp. N2270 genome contains the following window.
TTATATAACTTTTTATTATAAGAAATTTGTACCAACAAAATAATTAAAAACTTATAAAAAATTATACAATGGAAAATCAAGTAACATTTATGCCGAGAATTGGCGACCAAGCACCAGAATTTACTGCAGTATCAACTCAAGGAACAATCAATTTCCCAAAAGATTATGAAGGAAAGTGGGTTATTTTCTTTAGTCATCCTGCAGATTTCACACCTGTTTGTACTTCAGAATTTATGACGTTTGCAAACATGGAAAAACAATTTAATGATGCTAATTGTGATTTATTAGGTTTATCAATTGACGGTTTATATAGTCATATAGCATGGTTAAGAACCATAAAAGAAAAAATTGAATATAAAGGAATGAAAGACATTGAAGTAACATTTCCTTTAATTGAAGATATTTCTATGAATGTATCAAACAAGTACGGAATGATTCAACCGGGAGAAAGCAGTACGCAAGCTGTTAGAGCTGTATTCTTTATTGATCCGAAAGGAACGATTAGAACAATTCTGTATTACCCTTTAAGTATTGGACGAAACTTTCAAGAAATCTACAGAACATTAATTGCATTACAAACTGCAGATGAATTTCAAGTAGCTTGTCCAGCTGATTGGTATCCTGGAGATGATGTAATTGTACCAACTGCGGGTTCTTGCGGAGTGGCTAAAGATAGAATGGAAAGTAAAGAAGAATTAGACTGTAAAGATTGGTTCTTTTGTACAAAAAAACTTGACAAAGATTTAGTCATGAATACTATTTTAAAAAAATAAAACCTAAGAAAATAGAATTTTAAAAGGCATGTTAACAGCAGGCCTTTTTGTATTTTAAAACTGAAAATAAATAAAAGGTTGTGGTCCAGAGGAAGCTGTGGCATAAACAATCCAAAAAACAAATCCCAAAAGAAGGGCTTTAATGTAAATAGGAATTGCGTTAAAGCCCTTTTCTAATTTATTAATTCCGTTCTCTGGAATAAAATGCCAAACAAAACCAAAAACCATTAAGAAAATCACATTCTTATAACCTAACAAAATAGTTTGCCATTGACTTAGATTAAAAGTTAATGAAGAAATATTATCTACAATTTGAAAAGCAGTTTGAAAATCCTTGGCTCTAAAAAACAACCAACAAAAAATCACAAAGTGTAAGGTTAAAAGAATTTGAATTGTTTTTACAAAATAGTTTTTTGGTAATTTAATAAATTGTCCAAAGAAACGCTCAACTCCAAGGGCCAAACCGTGTAAAACTCCCCAAAAAACAAATTTCCAATTGGCTCCATGCCATAAACCACCAAGAAGCATGGTCATGAAAAGATTAAAATAAGTACGAAAATTACCTTTCCTGTTTCCACCTAATGAAATGTATAAATAATCTCTTAACCAAGACGATAATGAAATATGCCATCTTCTCCAAAATTCAGTGACAGAAGAAGATTTATAAGGCGTTCTAAAGTTAGGCGGTAAAGTGAAACCCATTAATAAAGCTAAACCTATTGCAATATCAGAATAACCTGAAAAATCGCAATAAATTTGAAGTGTATATCCATAAGAAGCTAATAAGTTTTCAAAAGCAGAATAACTATTTGGTGCATCAAAAACTCGGTCAACAAAATTAGAAGAAATATAATCAGAAATTACCGCTTTTTTAAGCAAACCTCCAATAATTAAGAACAAAGCCTTATTAAAATCTTCTTTAGTAATTTTTAATTTCTCATAAATTTGAGGAATAAAATCACTCGCTCTAACAATTGGCCCTGCCACTAACTGCGGGAAAAACGAAACAAAGAATAAAAAATCGACAAAGCTTTTTGTAGGCTCTAAATCTTTTCGGTACACATCAATGGTGTAACTTAAGGTTTGAAATGTATAAAATGAAATTCCTACCGGAAGAATTATATCTTCAAAAGCTACATTTCCGCTGAAAAGTGTATTATAATTATCAATAAAAAAATTGGTATATTTAAAATAAACCAATAGTCCTAAATTGACTAGCAAACTCAATATCAAATAAAATTTCCTATAGCCTTGTTTAGTTTCTTCAAAAATAAGTTTAGATAAAGTATAATCTAAAACAGATGAAAAAATAAGCAACCAAAAATAAATTCCGCTGCATTTATAATAGAAAAACAAAGAAAAAAGAACCACATAAGTAATCCTGAAATAATGTGTTTTTTTAGATAAAATATAGATAAAATAGAAAATGAGGAAAAATCCTAAAAACAACGCACTGTTAAACAATAAAGGCTGTTTAGGATTATATATAAACCAATTTTTAACGATTTCTATCGATACATCTCCAAAAACATTTTGGAAAACATCTTGTATATGGAATAAGGCTAACAAACTATTCTACCGATTTAAAATTAGTATACGTTTCCATCAATGCTTTAAAAAATAATTCTCCTTGTAATTCATATCCTTGTTTTGAATAATGTACTTTATCTCTAGACATTAAGCCTTTTTTAGCATTCGAATTCACACTGTAAAGCCCACCCATATTTCTATACATGTCCCAAACTGCATAATTATTCTTCTCTGCAAATTCAATAATCGCTTTGGTATAACTTGCTACAAAAGTATTGGGATATTTCCTTTGAAAAAGTGACGGAGGCGGAGTCGTAAGTAAAATTTCAACTTCAGGATTTTGCTTTTTTATAGAAAGAAGCATTTCTTCTAATTCTGTATAAAAAACTGCCGTTTCTCTTTTATCAAAACTTTCATTGGTACCTAAAGAAATAACAACTAAATCCGCTTCAATAGCCTGTAATTGTTCAAAAAACAACGGGTATTTTAAATAATCAGAAGCTTTTGCTCCATTCACACCAATGGCACTGTAAACGATTCCCGAATTATTGTTTTCTAAAATGATTCCATTCAAAGAAAAGTCAGTCGTTTTATCATTTGAAGTAATGTAAATTTTATCTAAACTTTCTTCTGATGCATAATTGTATGAATAGTTATCTTCGAAAATAGTGACCGGAATAAATTCTGACTTAGTTATTTTTACGGGTTCTTTTTCATCTGTGGGAATTCGTAAAGTTTTACCAGCCTGAATGGTATTGGAACGTAAATTATTAGCTTTTTTAATTTCTAAAACCGTACAATTGTATTTATTTGCAATAATTGAAAGTGCTTCTCCGCTTTTAATTTTATGGTAAATTACTTTTGGTTTAGAAGATTCAATTACAATATTTTTAGTTGTTTTTGCTAAATTAAAATTGTCTTTTATAGGTGCTACTATTTTAATTGAATTAAAAGCATATGATTTATCTCTTACGTTCAATTCAATGGCAAAATCATTTTTATCGGTATATAAAGCAATTCCGCTCAACCCAACAGGTTTACCTTCATCAGGCTTAACATTTCTATAATTGGAAAAAGAAATAGAACTGGAATATTTTATATAATGACTTCCATTTGTACTTGCTAAATTATAAGGGAAAGTGAATCCTAAACCTGCATTTCCAAATTGTTCTTGCAAAAGCGAACGCATTTTTCCTGAAAACAAATCGGCTTGAATATGTGAATCTCCAATATGAACAATTCTTACTTTATTTTGTTTTATACTTTCAACAGAATCCAACTTTTGTAAAAACCGAGTAATAGCTTTTGCATTGTATATTTCGTTTTTAAACTCAACTACCGAAACTGTATCAATACTTACTGAGTCAATCATAACTTCAGTTGTATCAGTAAAGGTTTGAGCCAACAAAAATTGACCAAAAAATAAACCAAAAAATAAAATACTATTCTTCATAAACTATACTGTCCTTAACTATTTTAGCACTATCTTTTTTAATTGGTTTACTTACGGGTTTCTTTACAGGTCTAATTTTTTTATATTTTTCATATCCTTCATCAATCTGATTGAAAATCATTTTAGCAACATCTCTTGCTCCTCTAAAATTAAAATGCGTATAATCTTTATTGGCTCTTGCAGGCTCTTCATCAACCCATTGAACCATTGAACCATCTCCACCCATTAAAGTATATAAATTCACAAATGCCGATTCTGATTTTATAGCGTATTTCTTTTGAGCCAACATTAAAGGAACAACAGCTGAATCTGTTTTCATTTCCATGTCGTATTTAGTTGATTTATCAGCTGTAGAGACAATTAAAATAGCAACACCCGGAAAACATTCTTTTAAATGCGCTACCGTTTTACTCATTCTTTTTTCATACCAAGAATAATTATAAGAACCATAATTAAGCACATTTGTTCCGTAATGTAGTACAATTAAATCGTAATGCAACTGCTCTTGAAATTGTTTCATTAAACCAATATCAAACATAGATAAAGGCAAACCCGAATTTCCTCTGCTCGAAAAATTATCTACATGAACCCCTTTTCCATTATCAAAATTAAAGCCATAAACAGGAATACTATCTGCTTGTGTAAAATGAATCTTCATTGCTTTTTGTCCGTTTGACGAAAGAGATAAAGTGTTTAACTTATTTGTAGGTTTTAATTTTTTATAAATGGTATCTGTACCAACAATTTGATAAATTTTACCCTGTGTGTTTTTAGATTTCCCATAAAATAAAGTTGGATTACCTAATTCGGTAGCGAAACGTGTTTTTGTAGCTCTAAATTTAACCCAAGCATCATGCAACGTATCATTTGCAAAAAACAAATGTCCGTTTACACCAAATGGACTAACCGGATGTTTGGTTTTTAAATAAGAATACGTTTTCCAATTTCGCGAAAATTCATGAGAAATTGAATTTCGAGAAGAAGCCGATTCTGAAGTAATGTTTACAAAACCAACACCTTCACCACCAAATTTTTCTTGAAAATAAGTTCTAAAGTCTTTTACAATCATATCTCCATCAGTCATTGAATCTCCAAAATAGGCTATTCGTACTTTCTTTGTTGGATTTTTTTCCAATTGAAAAAGTTTTTCAAAAAAAGAAACCAAAAACTGGTCACCTTTATACACTTTAAAAGTTTCTGACGGAAATCTTACGCCTTCAACAGGCGCAAAATCTATTTTTTTATTTCCTAAAGTATCTGTAATATCTTCTTTTTCAGCATCGGCAACAGCTTCTAAAAGAAAACTATCAATTACTACATTTTCGGTTAAAGTTGAGCCTTCATCAAAAATTCTTTTAGGCAAAAATGTTTTGAATACCAAAAAGGATGCCGTTGCTAAAAGCAAGGCAAGAAAAGTTTTAAAAAAATAAGATTTAGATTGTTCCACTTTAATTTAGCAAAAATTACATTCTTTCAGGAACTTCAATTCCTAACAATTGAAAAGAAGATTGAATAACCTCAGCTACTTTATTTGCCAATTGTACTCTAAATACTTTTAAAGCTTCGTCACTTTCACCTAAAATAGATACATTCTGGTAAAATGAATTGAATTCTTTAACCAAATCATAGGTGTAATTTGCAATTAACGCTGGACTATAATGATGTGCTGCATTCTGAATCGTTTCAGGAAAAAGCTGAATTTGTTTGATTAATTCTTTCTCTTTTTCATGTAATGACACTTGGACTGCGCTCAGTGTGACATTTTTATATTCGAATTCTGCTTTTCTTAAAATAGACTGAATTCGAGCATAAGTATATTGAATAAACGGACCTGTATTTCCAGCAAAATCGACTGATTCTTCCGGATTAAACATCATTTGCTTTTTAGGATCAACCTTTAACATATAATATTTTAAAGCGCCTAAACCAATTGTTTTATACAATGTCGCTTTTTCTTCTTCTGAATAGCCTTCTAATTTTCCTAATTCTTCCGAAATAGATTGCGCTGTAGCTGTCATTTCAGCCATTAAATCATCTGCATCTACAACGGTTCCTTCACGCGATTTCATTTTTCCAGAAGGCAATTCTACCATTCCATAACTTAAATGATACAAACTATCTGCCCATTCGAAACCTAATTTCTTTAAAATTAAGAACAATACTTTAAAATGATAATCTTGTTCGTTACCCACAGTGTAAACCATACCTCCAATATCGGGATTGTCTTTTACACGTTGAATAGCAGTTCCAATATCTTGCGTCATGTAAACCGCAGTTCCATCTGAACGAAGTACAATTTTACGATCTAAACCATCTTCTGTTAAATCAATCCAAACAGAACCGTCTGGATCTTTTTCGAAAATGCCTTTTTCTAATCCAAACTGCACTACTTCTTTTCCAAGCAAATAGGTATTGCTTTCGTAATAATAGGAATCAAAATTTACACCAACTGATTTATAGGTTGCTTCAAAACCATCATAAACCCATTGATTCATTGTTTTCCAAAGCGCAACAACTTCTTCATCGCCAGCTTCCCATTTCAATAACATTTGTTGTGCTTCAAGAATAGACGGCGCCAATTTCTTAGCTTCTTCTTCCGTTTTACCTTCCGCTATTAATTCAGCAATTTCTTTTTTGTAGTGTTTATCAAATTCTACATAGAAATTTCCTACTAACTTATCTCCTTTCAACCCAGTTGATTGAGGAGTTTGTCCGTTTCCAAATTTTTGCCAAGCCAACATCGACTTACAAATGTGAATTCCACGGTCGTTGATTATTTGTGTTTTGTATGCTTTTTTACCCGAAGCTTTAATAATTTCGGCCACAGAATAGCCTAATAAAATATTACGAACGTGACCTAAATGCAATGGCTTATTGGTATTAGGTGAAGAATATTCAACCATAATGGCTTTTTCACCTTCTTTTGGTGCTACAAAACCATATTTTTCTGTTTTTTGAATAGAATTGAAAAAATCTACATAAAAAGCATCGGTTATCACAATATTTAAAAATCCGCCAACTACATTAAAACGTGCAACTTCAGCAACATTCTCTACTAAATACGTTCCAATTTTAGTTCCTATTTCAACTGGATTGCCTTTTAATTGTTTTACTAATGGAAAAACAACCATAGTAACATCACCTTCAAAATCTTTCCTAGTTG
Protein-coding sequences here:
- a CDS encoding GDSL-type esterase/lipase family protein: MKNSILFFGLFFGQFLLAQTFTDTTEVMIDSVSIDTVSVVEFKNEIYNAKAITRFLQKLDSVESIKQNKVRIVHIGDSHIQADLFSGKMRSLLQEQFGNAGLGFTFPYNLASTNGSHYIKYSSSISFSNYRNVKPDEGKPVGLSGIALYTDKNDFAIELNVRDKSYAFNSIKIVAPIKDNFNLAKTTKNIVIESSKPKVIYHKIKSGEALSIIANKYNCTVLEIKKANNLRSNTIQAGKTLRIPTDEKEPVKITKSEFIPVTIFEDNYSYNYASEESLDKIYITSNDKTTDFSLNGIILENNNSGIVYSAIGVNGAKASDYLKYPLFFEQLQAIEADLVVISLGTNESFDKRETAVFYTELEEMLLSIKKQNPEVEILLTTPPPSLFQRKYPNTFVASYTKAIIEFAEKNNYAVWDMYRNMGGLYSVNSNAKKGLMSRDKVHYSKQGYELQGELFFKALMETYTNFKSVE
- the argS gene encoding arginine--tRNA ligase; protein product: MTLQETLTIHIQKAVQSLFDLSLDKVEFQATRKDFEGDVTMVVFPLVKQLKGNPVEIGTKIGTYLVENVAEVARFNVVGGFLNIVITDAFYVDFFNSIQKTEKYGFVAPKEGEKAIMVEYSSPNTNKPLHLGHVRNILLGYSVAEIIKASGKKAYKTQIINDRGIHICKSMLAWQKFGNGQTPQSTGLKGDKLVGNFYVEFDKHYKKEIAELIAEGKTEEEAKKLAPSILEAQQMLLKWEAGDEEVVALWKTMNQWVYDGFEATYKSVGVNFDSYYYESNTYLLGKEVVQFGLEKGIFEKDPDGSVWIDLTEDGLDRKIVLRSDGTAVYMTQDIGTAIQRVKDNPDIGGMVYTVGNEQDYHFKVLFLILKKLGFEWADSLYHLSYGMVELPSGKMKSREGTVVDADDLMAEMTATAQSISEELGKLEGYSEEEKATLYKTIGLGALKYYMLKVDPKKQMMFNPEESVDFAGNTGPFIQYTYARIQSILRKAEFEYKNVTLSAVQVSLHEKEKELIKQIQLFPETIQNAAHHYSPALIANYTYDLVKEFNSFYQNVSILGESDEALKVFRVQLANKVAEVIQSSFQLLGIEVPERM
- a CDS encoding peroxiredoxin, with the translated sequence MENQVTFMPRIGDQAPEFTAVSTQGTINFPKDYEGKWVIFFSHPADFTPVCTSEFMTFANMEKQFNDANCDLLGLSIDGLYSHIAWLRTIKEKIEYKGMKDIEVTFPLIEDISMNVSNKYGMIQPGESSTQAVRAVFFIDPKGTIRTILYYPLSIGRNFQEIYRTLIALQTADEFQVACPADWYPGDDVIVPTAGSCGVAKDRMESKEELDCKDWFFCTKKLDKDLVMNTILKK
- a CDS encoding MBOAT family O-acyltransferase — its product is MLALFHIQDVFQNVFGDVSIEIVKNWFIYNPKQPLLFNSALFLGFFLIFYFIYILSKKTHYFRITYVVLFSLFFYYKCSGIYFWLLIFSSVLDYTLSKLIFEETKQGYRKFYLILSLLVNLGLLVYFKYTNFFIDNYNTLFSGNVAFEDIILPVGISFYTFQTLSYTIDVYRKDLEPTKSFVDFLFFVSFFPQLVAGPIVRASDFIPQIYEKLKITKEDFNKALFLIIGGLLKKAVISDYISSNFVDRVFDAPNSYSAFENLLASYGYTLQIYCDFSGYSDIAIGLALLMGFTLPPNFRTPYKSSSVTEFWRRWHISLSSWLRDYLYISLGGNRKGNFRTYFNLFMTMLLGGLWHGANWKFVFWGVLHGLALGVERFFGQFIKLPKNYFVKTIQILLTLHFVIFCWLFFRAKDFQTAFQIVDNISSLTFNLSQWQTILLGYKNVIFLMVFGFVWHFIPENGINKLEKGFNAIPIYIKALLLGFVFWIVYATASSGPQPFIYFQF